The Streptomyces sp. ICC1 DNA window GCGGGCGGCCGGCGCGACCGGCCCGGTCTCTACGGTCAGTGGTGTGGTGCTCCTGCTTCCCGGGGCGTCCAGACTGTCCCCCGGTCCGGTACGTCCGCTCGCGCGGGCGCTGGCCCGCGCGGGGATGGCGGAAGGCCTGGTCGCGCACCAGGTCGTGCACGGCGGGGGCAGCCGCGAGGAGGACGCCGCCTGGGCGGCGGACGAGGTGGTCCGCCGGTACGGAGACGTGCCGGTGTGCCTGGCCGGATACGACGCGGGAGGCCGGGCGGCGCTCGCCGCCGCGGGCCACGAAGCCGTCAACTCCGTGCTGGCGCTGGCCCCTTCGCTCCCGAGCCAGTCCGCGACCGACTCCCCCGAACCGGTGAAGCAGTTGTCGGGGCGCCAGGTGCTGATCGTGCACGGCACCAACGACGCGCGCAGCGACCCGGAGCTGTCGTTCCGGCTGGCGACCCGGGCGAAGAAGGCCAACCGCACGACGTGCCGCTTCGAGGTGCACTCCGACGGGCACGGGCTGCGCGAGCACCAGGCGGAGGTCGTCGCGCTGTCCGTGGACTTCGTCCTGGGCTCCGTGTTCTCCGGCCGCTACTCCCGCCCGGTCACCGATGCGCTGGCGGCTCCGCCGCCGCTGGGCCTGCGGATGCCCCTGGCCTCCGGCTACGGGCGCTTGCTGCGCAGGTAGGCCGTTCCTCTCGGATCCCGCCGGCCGGCCCACGACAGGCCCGCGGCGGGCTCGCGACAGGCTGGGGTCTGGTGGTCGCGCGGCGCGTCCGCACCGGCCGGTCCGTCCCCTCACGGTCGGATGGCGCGATCGGCTCCGGCGCGACCACCAGAGGCACGCACCCGCGTACGGGCGCGACGCCGTGACGGCGAAGCGCGGACCCAATGACGCCCGCGCCCTCCCCCGAGAACGCCGTGGTACCACTGTGCCGGTTCGGCATATATTCACGATGATCCAGGGGCATCGTCTTGACGCCTTGCGGGAACACGAGGGGTTTACGAATCGGTATAGGCCGGGACGAATATGCACATGCCAGCAGATGAAGCGGAGCAGTTGAGCCCCGTCGCCCTGCGCCTGTACGGGTACGCGGCCGAGCGGCACGCCTTCACCGAAGCGGAAGCCTCCCTCGCCCTCGGCGAACCCGCCGCGGCGGCCGTCGCCGAGCTCGCGGCGGCCCACCTGCTCCAGCCGCGCCCCGAGACCTGCCGCAACGGCACCGTGCGCGAGCGGCGCTGGAGCGCGGTCTCCCCGCGGGCCGCCACCGCCCGCACCCTGGCCCCCCTCACCCTGCGGATGCGCGAGACCCACGACGAGATGGACCGGCTGCGCGCCCGTCTGGAGTCGCTGATCCCGCGGTACGAGGCCGGCAGCACCCAGCGCGACCGGGACGGGGTGGACGGCCTGGAGCTGGTCACCGACCAGGCGGCGCTGCAGAACCTGATCCGCGAGCTCGTCGGTTCGGCCGAGCGCGAGGTGCTCACCTGCCACCCCGGCGGCGGCCGCTCCCCGGAGATCCTGGAGCAGGCGGTCGGCCGGGACGAGGCGATGCTGGCCCGGGGCGTCGGGCTGCGCACCATCTACCAGCACACCGCCCGCTACTCCCGGCCCACGGCCGCCTACGTCGAGCGCGTCGCCGCGCTCGGCTCGCAGGTCCGTACGGTCGGCGACGGGCTGATGCGGATGATCCTGGTCGACCAGCGCACCGGCCTGCTGGAGGTCCGCGACGACGACAAGGCCGCCCTGCTGGTGCGCGAGCCGAACGTCGTGCACTTCATGGTGCAGACCTTCGAGCGTTCCTGGGCCCAGGCGGAGCCCTTCGCCACCACCGTCGGCCCGGACCAGGCCCGCTCGATCTCCGAGGAGCTCCGCCAGACCATCGTCCGGCTCCTCGCGGAGGGGCTGGAGGACAAGGCCATCGCGCGGCGGCTCGGCATGTCCGAGCGGACCTGCCAGCGCCACATCGCGGAGGTGATGCGCGCGGTGGGCGCCAAGTCCCGCTTCCAGGCGGGGTTCCTGCTGTCGGCGGCGGCCGGTGCGGACAGGGCTGCCGACAGGGCTGCCGACCTGGCCGCAGACCTGGCCGCCGGCGGACCGCTCACGCCTCCGGCCGAGGCTCCAGGGGCTCCGCCAGCTCCGGGATCAGCCGACCCCGACGGGACAGCAGGAACCGCTTGAACTCCGCCACCGGCGGCGTGTCCGGATGCCCGTCCCGCCAGGCCACCCCGATCTCGCGGACGGCGCGCGGGGCGGTGACCGTCAGCTCGACCACCCCGGGCCTGGCCACGGCGGGCGGCGGCAGCAGCGCGACGCCGAGCCCGGCCGCGACGAGCCCGCGCAGGGTCTCCGCCTCCTCCCCCTCGAAGGCGACCCGGGGCGTGAACCCGGCCTCGGCGCACAGGTCGTCGGTGATCCGGCGCAGGCCGTAGCCCGGCTCCAGGGTGACGAAGGTTTCCTCGGCGGCCTCCGCGAGCCGGATCCGCTTGCGGGTGGCGAGGCGGTGGTCGTCGGGGACCACCAGGCGCAGCCGCTGCTCGTCCAGCCGGCGGGCCACCAGGTCGGGGGCGTCGGGCAGCGGCGAGGTCAGGCAGAGGTCGAGCTCGCCGGCCCGCAGCTTCTCCAGCATGGCCTCGCCGTAGTTCTGGACCAGGGAGAACCGCACGCCCGGATGGTCGGCCCGGAAGGCCCGGATCAGGCCGGGCACGGTCTCGGAGCCCAGGGTGTGCAGGAACCCGAAGGCGACCTTCCCGAAGGCCGGGTCCGCGTCCTGCTGGAGGGAGCCGGCCGCGCGGGCGATCTCGGCCAGCGAGCGCTCCGCGGAGGCGAGGAAGGAGCGGCCGGCCGTGGTCAGCGCGACCGTACGGCCCTTGCGCGCGAACAGCGTGACGCCCAGGTCCTGTTCGAGCCGGACCATGGCCCGCGACAGGGTGGACTGGGGGACGCCCAGCTCATGGGCGGCGCGGGTGACGTGCTCGTGCCGGGCGACGGCCGCGAAGTACGCGAGGCGCGGGGCCAGCGCATGTGTCACAGCCATGTCTTCTTCGTAACGACTCATCGATATGCGCCTATCCGACCTGCGGTGATGCGGGGATGGATTGATTATCGCGAATTTGTGCATTGGACGCATGAAACGGGCCGCTCTACGGTCGGAGACATGCCTCCCGCTCATACCGGGGCACCCGCCACCGCGGGTGCCTCCACCCCGTCGTCTCCCGCAGCGCCCGTCCAGGGCCCCGCCACCGCGGCGGCGCCCGCCGCCGAGGCGCACGAGCCCGGCCGCCCCGGCTACCGCCGCCTCAGCCTCGCGCTCTTCGCCGCCGGACTGGCCACGTTCGCCCTCCTCTACTCCACCCAGGCGCTGCTGCCCGCGATCTCCGCGGACTTCGGCGTGACGGCGGGTCAGGCCAGCTGGACGGTCTCCGCGGCCACCGGCGCGCTCGCGCTCTTCGTCCTGCCGCTCAGCGCGCTCTCGGAGCGCTTCGGCCGGACCCGGATGATGACCTGCTCGATGGCGGTCGCGGTCGGCGTCGGCCTGCTCGTGCCGTTCGCGCCGAACCTGGAGTGGCTGATCGCGCTGCGCGCCGTCCAGGGCGCGGCGATCGCCGGCATCCCGGCCTCCGCGATGGCGTACCTGGCGGAAGAGGTCAAGCCGAAGGCACTGGTCGCCGCGATCGGCCTGTTCGTGGCGGGCAACTCCATCGGCGGCATGAGCGGCCGCCTCGTCACCGGCTGGGCGGCGCAGGCGTGGGGCTGGCGCGGCGGGGTGCTGACCGTCGGCCTGATGTCGCTGGCCTGCGCGGCGGCCTTCCTGGCCCTCCTCCCCCGGGCCCGGTTCTTCCGGCCGGCCTCACTGAACCCGCGCGCGGTGGGGCGTACCGTCGCCGGCCATCTGCGCGACCCGCTGCTGCTGCGGCTGTACGGGATCGGCGCGCTGTTCATGACCGTGTTCGGGGCGGTGTACACCGTCATCGGCTACCGGCTGGTGGACGAGCCGTTCTCCCTCGGACAGGGCGTCATCGGCTCGATCTTCCTGGTCTACCTGGTCGGTACGGCCTCCTCGGCGGCCGCCGGTCAGCTGGTGGCCCGCACGGGCCGGCGCGGAGCGCTCTACCTGGCGGTGACCACGACCGCGCTGGGCCTGTTCCTGTCCCTCGCGGACTCCCTCACCGCGATCCTGCTGGGGCTGGTCCTGATCACGGCGGGCTTCTTCGCGGGCCACGCCGTGGCCTCGGCCGCGGTGAGCCGCACCGCGAAGACGGGCCGCGCGCAGGCCTCGGCGCTCTACCAGTCGGCGTACTACGTCGGCTCCAGCGCCGGCGGCACGCTCGGCGCCCTCGCCTACCACTCGGCGGGCTGGGCGGCCACGGTCACCATCGCGCTGCTCGCGGTCGCCGGCGTCGTCTCGATCACCCTGTACGGGTCGCACGCGGCCCGCGCGGCCCACGCGGCGGCGCTGCCCGCCCGCTGACGGCCTGACGCGATGGCGCACCGGCGCCCTGCCGTACCGACGGACCCGGGTGGCATGATCGCCGGTCATGCCCCTAGTCAACTTTCATCTGGTCCTCGGTGACACGGTCAGCATGATCTGTCCGGCCCGCGTCGTGGAGGACCGCCCCGACGGCCTGCTGCTGTGGATAGCCCCGGGCTCGCCGGTCTGGCGCGCCGAGCTCCCGCCCGGCGCCCACCTGCGGGACCTGCCGCCGGGCGGCTCGTACCCGCTGCGGGCGAGCCGGTGGCGGCGCGGGGGCGCGCTGATCCTCCAGCCGGCCGGGGCCGGGCACGCGGTGTGGTGGACCTTCACCGAGGAGCAGGAGTTCCGGGGCTGGTACGTCAACCTCGAGTCCCGTGCCCGGTCCGGTGCGGATGTCCGCGTGATCGACCAGGAGCTGGACATCACGGTCACCCCGGACCGGGTGTGGCGGTGGAAGGACGAGGAGTCCTTCGCCGCGAAGACGGGGCACCCGGTGTACTGGACCGCGGCCGAGGCCGCCGGGATACGCGCGGAGGGCGAGCGCGTGGCGGCGCTCGTCGAAGCGGCCGCCTTCCCCTTCGACGGCACGTGGTGCGATTTCCGCCCGCCGGCGTCGTGGACGGTGCCGACCCTTCCGGCGCTGCCGCTGGGCGAGGTCACCGTTCCCTCGGGGGTGCTCGTCCTGGGCAAGGCGGGCTGGATCGACTACCGGCGGGACGGGGACGGGCCCTGGTCCGAGCAGGCCTTCGCCGCGGCGGCAGCGGGCGGCGGCCACGTCCACGACGGCGAGGCCGCCGCGCCCGCGACGTGGGGGTACGAGGCGATGGCCGTCCCGGCCGCCACCGACCGGCCGCTCCCGGTCCGGGCGTGGACCGCGCCCTCCCCGTTCGACGGCGAGCCGGTGATCTCGGTCCTCGAGGTCGCGCTCGGCCTCCCTTGGGACCACGCAGCCCACGGCCCCGGCCCGGTCCCCCTCGGCGACCTCCCGGTCGACCGCTGCGGCATGGTCCTGGGCGACGCCCGGGCGCTGGACGCGTTCGAGGGCCGGGGCGGAGAGTGGCGCGCAGACCGGGCGGACCACCCGCTGCGGGCCGGGGTCGTCGAGGTCGGGGGGTGCCGGGTGCTCGGGCTCGGGTGGGACGGTGGGGACCACTCCATGCGGCACCGGGGGGAGCGGGCGTACGGGCAGGTGTACCCGGTGTCGCTGGAGGAGCGCGCGGGTGAGAGCGTGCTGCGGTGGACCATCCCGGCGTACGGAGCGCCGGGCGACGGGGAAGACGAGGACTGACGTGCCGTTCCTGCCCTACGCCTACCGGGTGACCAAGTACGACCCCGCCGACCGGGCGCCCGACGGGACCTACCGGGGGTCGGAGGACACCGACAGCGACCACGGGCCGGTCGAGGCCGCGTACCTGGAGGCCGTCGCGGCCTTCGCCGACGAGAGCGGGATCGAGGCGCTCACCGTGCGGGAACCGCGGGTCCCCGGCGGGTCCGGGTCCGCTCACTTCGGGCGGGAGCCGGCGGTGGAGGGGTACGGGCTGACCAGGCTGTTCCCGGGCGGCCCGGCCGGTTTCCACGACGGGGCGCGGGTGACGGTACCGGTCGCGCTCGAGCTCCTGCGCGGCATGCTCCGCGGCGACGGCCCCTACTGCCGACTGGAGGGGGCGGAGGGGGCGCGCGAGGTCTTCGCCGTGGAGGTCGGGTGGGACCTGTACGTCTACGTCGGCTCCCACACGTCCTGCGAGGGGGCCGTGGCCCGCACCTGGGAGCTCGGGATCTTCGCGGAGCCGATCGAGGTCTCGCCGTACGAACCCGAGTTCGACGGCCCGTACGAGCTGCGGCCCGCCGACGAGGGGTTCTGGGAGCAGGTCCGGGCGAGCGCGGCCCGCGGCGAGGCGGGACTGATCGAGGAGCAGCACGCCTGGACGCGCTGGCACCGGATCGGCAGCGGCAGGTCGCTCGACGCCGTGCGGGCCGGGCTCGCGCCGCGCGCGCTCCTGCACGTCTGGCCGGGGCTGTCGGCCGACACCGCCGGGCTGCTCGCGGGGCTCCCCGGGGAGTTCAGCCTCGAGTGCGTGTGGGAGGACGCGGACGGCCGGATCTCGAGCGCTCACGTCGACGAGGAGGACCGCGCGGAGCTGGCGCAGGTGCTCGCCGGGGCCCGGGCCGCGGCACTGCTGCCGGTCTACGCCGACGAGCACCACCCCCTGGTCACCGCCGTGCTCCCCGACGCGGACGGGGTGGTGCGGGCCCGGTGGGCACGCTAGGGCGACGTTTCGCCACCGCGTGCCGGGCTGCGGTTGTCAGAGGCCTCGGGTAGTTTCCGAAGCATCCACAACCAGTAGGGGGATCAAGGGACATGACGGAGACCACCGACCTCGGACCCGGGCTGGACGCCGCGCTGGACCGGTACCGCGTCGAACTCACCGGCTACTGCTACCGGATGCTCGGCTCCGCCTTCGACGCCGAGGACGCGGTGCAGGACACGTACATCCGTGCCTGGCGCAGCTTCGCCACGTTCGAAGGGCGCTCCTCCCTGCGCTCGTGGCTGTACCGGATCGCCACGAACGTCTGCCTGGACCTGCTGACCGCGGGGAACAAGCGGGCCCGCCCGATGGATTTGAGCGCCCCGCAGCACCAGGCCTCCGCCCAGCTCAACGAGCGGCCCGAGGTGACCTGGCTGGAGCCGGTCCCGGACGGCCGGGTGCTGCCGCAGACCGCCGACCCGGCGGAGATGGCGCTGGCCAAGGAGTCCGTACGCCTCGCCTTCGTCGCGGCGCTCCAGCACCTGCCGGCCAAACAGCGCGCGGTGCTGATCCTGCGCGAGGTGCTGGCCTGGAAGGCGGACGAGGTCGCGACGCTGCTGGACACCACCGTCGCGTCGGTCAACAGCGCCCTGCAACGGGCCCGGGCGACGCTCGCCGCCACCCGCATGCGCGAGAGCGAGGCCGCGGACCCACTGGACAGCGACCAGGCGAAGCTGCTGGAGCAGTACCTCTCCGCCTTCGAGGCGTATGACATCACCCGCCTGACCGCCCTCCTGCACGAGGACGCGGTGCTGTCGATGCCGCCGTTCGACCTGTGGCTCCAGGGCCACGCGGACATCGCGGCCTGGCACCTGAACCAGGGCATCGGCTGCAAGGGCTCACGCCTGGTCCCGACCACGGCGAACGGCATGCCGGCCTTCGGCCAGTACCGGCCCCGCGAGGACGGGCGGCCGGGCTGGACCCCGTGGGCGCTCCAGGTGCTGGAGGTGTCAGACGGGAAGATCGTCGGGCTCAACGCCTTCCTCGACACCGCCCGGTGGTTCCCGCTCTTCGGGCTCCCCGAGCAGCTCGACGAGTCCTACGAGGTCCAGTAGGGCGCGCAGCGCGGGGCCGGCCCCGATGACCCGGAAGGGCCGGCCCCCTGCGGCGAGCCGGAGCCTGGCCAGGGCCTCGACGGCGGCGAGGCCGGGGGCGGTGACGGCCCCAGCGTCGCACTCCACGGCCGTGGCCCCGTCCTCGTACAGGCGGGCCAGGCGGGCGCACAGCCGCGCGGTGTCGTGTCCGGCCGGGCCGGGTCCGGGCAGTACGAGCCGTCTGATCGTCACGTGGGGGTGACTCCCCCACCTGCCGGAACTCATCGGCGGGCGCACGGAACGGCCGGATGAAGCCTGCCCACCGGGCCACCTGTGCCGGCTGGAGCACCGGCGCGGGCCCGGGCACGGCGAAGCCCTCCCCCTCATGGAGCCGGGGAAGGGCTCGGCCTCGGTCCTGCGCGGTGTTACGCGATGCGGTCCAGGACGATCGGGGTCGCCGAGAAGGCCGTGCCGGCCGCGGCGATGTCGAAGGTGCCGTCCAGCGCCGCGAGGGCGTAGTCGAACTTCTCCGGGGTGTCCGTGTGCAGGGTCATCAGGGGCTGGCCCGCCGTGACCGTGTCGCCCGGCTTCGCGTGCATCTCGATGCCCGCGCCCGCCTGGACCGGGTCCTCCTTGCGGGCGCGGCCCGCGCCCAGGCGCCAGGCGCCGACGCCGACGCCGTACGCGTCGAGGCGCGTGAGCACGCCCGACGCGGGGGCGGTGACCACGTGCTGCTCGCGGGCCACGGGCAGGGCCGCGTCCGGGTCGCCGCCCTGGGCCGCGATCATCCGGCGCCACACGTCCATCGCGGAGCCGTCGGCCAGCGCCTTCGCCGGGTCGGCGTCCTTGATGCCCGCCGCGTCCAGCATCTCGCGGGCCAGGGCCAGGGTCAGCTCGACCACGTCCGAGGGGCCGCCGCCGGCCAGCACCTCGACCGATTCGCGGATCTCCAGCGCGTTGCCGGCGGTGAGGCCGAGCGGGGTGGACATGTCGGTGAGCAGGGCGACCGTCTTGACGCCCGAGTCGGTGCCCAGGCCCACCATGGTCCGGGCCAGCTCGCGGGCGTCCTCGATGTTCTTCATGAAGGCGCCGGTGCCGACCTTCACGTCCAGGACGAGCGAGCCCGTGCCCTCGGCGATCTTCTTCGACATGATCGAGGAGGCGATCAGCGGGATGGCCTCGACGGTGCCGGTCACGTCGCGCAGCGCGTAGAGCTTCTTGTCCGCCGGGGCCAGGCCGTCGCCGGCCGCGCAGATGACGGCGCCGGTGGTCTCCAGGACGTGCAGCATCTCCTCGTTGGAGAGCAGCGCGCGCCAGCCGGGGATGGACTCCAGCTTGTCCAGGGTGCCGCCGGTGTGGCCGAGGCCGCGGCCGGAGAGCTGGGGCACGGCCGCGCCGCAGGCGGCGACGAGCGGGGCCAGCGGCAGGGTGATCTTGTCGCCGACGCCGCCCGTGGAGTGCTTGTCCGCGGTCGGGCGGGAGAGGGAGTCGAAGTTCATCCGCTCGCCGCTCGCGATCATCGCGGCGGTCCAGCGGGCGATCTCGGTGCGGTTCATGCCGTTGAGCAGGATGGCCATCGCCAGCGCCGACATCTGCTCGTCGGCGACCACACCGCGCGTGTACGCGTCGATGACCCAGTCGATCTGCTCGGGGCTCAGTTCACCGCGGTCCCGCTTGGTGCGGATGACGGAGATGACGTCCATGGAAGTGCTTCCTTCTACGCGCATAGAGACAGGAGAGGGGTTACCGGTGACCGGTGGTGGAAGGACGGCGGCCCCCCGCCCGGCAGGGGCGGAGGGCCGTCGGTACGGCTATCTCAGATGGTCGGGCCCGAAGGCCTGCGGCAGCATCGCGGAGAGCGGCAGGACGCCCTCGGGCGTCTCCACCTGGAGCTCGGCGCCGCCGAACTCGAACAGCAGCTGGCGGCAGCGCCCGCACGGGACGAGGATCTCGCCCTTGCCGTCCACGCACGTGAAGTGCGTCAGCCGGCCGCCGCCCGTGGCCTGGAGGGAGGAGACCAGGCCGCATTCGGCGCACAGGCCGAGCCCGTAGCTGGCGTTCTCCACGTTGCAGCCGACGACGGTGCGCCCGTCGTCGACCAGCGCCGCGACGCCGACCGGGAAGCCCGAGTACGGGGCGTACGCCCGGGACATGGCCTCCCGGGCGGCCTCGCGCAGGGACTCCCAGTCGGGAGCGGTGCTCACTTGCCCTGGCCCTTGCGGTACGGCATGCCGTCCGCCTTCGGCATCCGCAGGCGCTGCGCGGACAGCGCGAGCACCAGCAGCGTGGTCAGGTACGGGGCGGCGTCGACGAACTGGCTGGGCACCGCGTCG harbors:
- a CDS encoding STAS domain-containing protein; the protein is MTIRRLVLPGPGPAGHDTARLCARLARLYEDGATAVECDAGAVTAPGLAAVEALARLRLAAGGRPFRVIGAGPALRALLDLVGLVELLGEPEEREPPGGVEEGVEPDDLPV
- a CDS encoding RNA-binding protein; the protein is MPFLPYAYRVTKYDPADRAPDGTYRGSEDTDSDHGPVEAAYLEAVAAFADESGIEALTVREPRVPGGSGSAHFGREPAVEGYGLTRLFPGGPAGFHDGARVTVPVALELLRGMLRGDGPYCRLEGAEGAREVFAVEVGWDLYVYVGSHTSCEGAVARTWELGIFAEPIEVSPYEPEFDGPYELRPADEGFWEQVRASAARGEAGLIEEQHAWTRWHRIGSGRSLDAVRAGLAPRALLHVWPGLSADTAGLLAGLPGEFSLECVWEDADGRISSAHVDEEDRAELAQVLAGARAAALLPVYADEHHPLVTAVLPDADGVVRARWAR
- a CDS encoding sigma-70 family RNA polymerase sigma factor; translation: MTETTDLGPGLDAALDRYRVELTGYCYRMLGSAFDAEDAVQDTYIRAWRSFATFEGRSSLRSWLYRIATNVCLDLLTAGNKRARPMDLSAPQHQASAQLNERPEVTWLEPVPDGRVLPQTADPAEMALAKESVRLAFVAALQHLPAKQRAVLILREVLAWKADEVATLLDTTVASVNSALQRARATLAATRMRESEAADPLDSDQAKLLEQYLSAFEAYDITRLTALLHEDAVLSMPPFDLWLQGHADIAAWHLNQGIGCKGSRLVPTTANGMPAFGQYRPREDGRPGWTPWALQVLEVSDGKIVGLNAFLDTARWFPLFGLPEQLDESYEVQ
- a CDS encoding helix-turn-helix transcriptional regulator, producing the protein MPADEAEQLSPVALRLYGYAAERHAFTEAEASLALGEPAAAAVAELAAAHLLQPRPETCRNGTVRERRWSAVSPRAATARTLAPLTLRMRETHDEMDRLRARLESLIPRYEAGSTQRDRDGVDGLELVTDQAALQNLIRELVGSAEREVLTCHPGGGRSPEILEQAVGRDEAMLARGVGLRTIYQHTARYSRPTAAYVERVAALGSQVRTVGDGLMRMILVDQRTGLLEVRDDDKAALLVREPNVVHFMVQTFERSWAQAEPFATTVGPDQARSISEELRQTIVRLLAEGLEDKAIARRLGMSERTCQRHIAEVMRAVGAKSRFQAGFLLSAAAGADRAADRAADLAADLAAGGPLTPPAEAPGAPPAPGSADPDGTAGTA
- a CDS encoding cytidine deaminase, with translation MSTAPDWESLREAAREAMSRAYAPYSGFPVGVAALVDDGRTVVGCNVENASYGLGLCAECGLVSSLQATGGGRLTHFTCVDGKGEILVPCGRCRQLLFEFGGAELQVETPEGVLPLSAMLPQAFGPDHLR
- a CDS encoding thymidine phosphorylase, whose translation is MDVISVIRTKRDRGELSPEQIDWVIDAYTRGVVADEQMSALAMAILLNGMNRTEIARWTAAMIASGERMNFDSLSRPTADKHSTGGVGDKITLPLAPLVAACGAAVPQLSGRGLGHTGGTLDKLESIPGWRALLSNEEMLHVLETTGAVICAAGDGLAPADKKLYALRDVTGTVEAIPLIASSIMSKKIAEGTGSLVLDVKVGTGAFMKNIEDARELARTMVGLGTDSGVKTVALLTDMSTPLGLTAGNALEIRESVEVLAGGGPSDVVELTLALAREMLDAAGIKDADPAKALADGSAMDVWRRMIAAQGGDPDAALPVAREQHVVTAPASGVLTRLDAYGVGVGAWRLGAGRARKEDPVQAGAGIEMHAKPGDTVTAGQPLMTLHTDTPEKFDYALAALDGTFDIAAAGTAFSATPIVLDRIA
- a CDS encoding MFS transporter, which gives rise to MPPAHTGAPATAGASTPSSPAAPVQGPATAAAPAAEAHEPGRPGYRRLSLALFAAGLATFALLYSTQALLPAISADFGVTAGQASWTVSAATGALALFVLPLSALSERFGRTRMMTCSMAVAVGVGLLVPFAPNLEWLIALRAVQGAAIAGIPASAMAYLAEEVKPKALVAAIGLFVAGNSIGGMSGRLVTGWAAQAWGWRGGVLTVGLMSLACAAAFLALLPRARFFRPASLNPRAVGRTVAGHLRDPLLLRLYGIGALFMTVFGAVYTVIGYRLVDEPFSLGQGVIGSIFLVYLVGTASSAAAGQLVARTGRRGALYLAVTTTALGLFLSLADSLTAILLGLVLITAGFFAGHAVASAAVSRTAKTGRAQASALYQSAYYVGSSAGGTLGALAYHSAGWAATVTIALLAVAGVVSITLYGSHAARAAHAAALPAR
- a CDS encoding DUF402 domain-containing protein; translation: MPLVNFHLVLGDTVSMICPARVVEDRPDGLLLWIAPGSPVWRAELPPGAHLRDLPPGGSYPLRASRWRRGGALILQPAGAGHAVWWTFTEEQEFRGWYVNLESRARSGADVRVIDQELDITVTPDRVWRWKDEESFAAKTGHPVYWTAAEAAGIRAEGERVAALVEAAAFPFDGTWCDFRPPASWTVPTLPALPLGEVTVPSGVLVLGKAGWIDYRRDGDGPWSEQAFAAAAAGGGHVHDGEAAAPATWGYEAMAVPAATDRPLPVRAWTAPSPFDGEPVISVLEVALGLPWDHAAHGPGPVPLGDLPVDRCGMVLGDARALDAFEGRGGEWRADRADHPLRAGVVEVGGCRVLGLGWDGGDHSMRHRGERAYGQVYPVSLEERAGESVLRWTIPAYGAPGDGEDED
- a CDS encoding LysR family transcriptional regulator, with protein sequence MSRYEEDMAVTHALAPRLAYFAAVARHEHVTRAAHELGVPQSTLSRAMVRLEQDLGVTLFARKGRTVALTTAGRSFLASAERSLAEIARAAGSLQQDADPAFGKVAFGFLHTLGSETVPGLIRAFRADHPGVRFSLVQNYGEAMLEKLRAGELDLCLTSPLPDAPDLVARRLDEQRLRLVVPDDHRLATRKRIRLAEAAEETFVTLEPGYGLRRITDDLCAEAGFTPRVAFEGEEAETLRGLVAAGLGVALLPPPAVARPGVVELTVTAPRAVREIGVAWRDGHPDTPPVAEFKRFLLSRRGRLIPELAEPLEPRPEA
- a CDS encoding alpha/beta hydrolase, translating into MAQHAPSARGARLGRAAGATGPVSTVSGVVLLLPGASRLSPGPVRPLARALARAGMAEGLVAHQVVHGGGSREEDAAWAADEVVRRYGDVPVCLAGYDAGGRAALAAAGHEAVNSVLALAPSLPSQSATDSPEPVKQLSGRQVLIVHGTNDARSDPELSFRLATRAKKANRTTCRFEVHSDGHGLREHQAEVVALSVDFVLGSVFSGRYSRPVTDALAAPPPLGLRMPLASGYGRLLRR